Below is a genomic region from Candidatus Fermentibacter sp..
TCGGTATGTTCTTTCCGCCGGGAGTTCCGGGAGTCATGTCCAAAATGCGCATCAGCGCAGGACAGGAGGCTTGCCATGAGCCCGAGGAATTCATCATCGGCAGCACATGGGCATACACCATTACCTGATAGACGCGGCCGGGGGCGCAGCGACGGCCCTGCCGGCGCCTCGCCCAGCCTGATGCTCCTTCTTCTGCCTGCCTTGTTTCTCTGCGGAACCGCCCGTGCCGTTCCGACACACTTCTCCTCGCTGTCCGAGCCCTGCGGGCAGAGCGGCCTGCTCCCCGATTCGGCGAGCCTCCGCGCGATGCTCGAAATGGCCGAGTCCCTCGGCGAATCCGGGCTGCTGCACGGTGAAGGCTTCCCGCAGCTGCCCGGAGACACCGGGAATCCAGGCCGGGAGAAGGCCTGGACCCTGATGTTCTACGACGATGCCGACTTCTATGGAGCCTTCGACCCGTTCGACGACTTCTGCAGCGAGGCGGCCTCCTCCCCCTGTCTCGACGTGGTCATACTCCGTGATGTCGAGAACGGCCCCGCCGCTCTGTGGTACGTCGATCCCTCGCACGAACCGGTCATGCTACTGAAGCTCGGCGAACTCGACATGGGCGACGGGGCGACCCTCTCAGACTTCATACAGTGGGCAAAGCAGAACTATCCGGCCGACCGGTACATCATGACGATGTACGACCACGGCGGCGGCTGGTGGGGAGCGTGCATCGACGAGACGAGCGGCGGCGACCTGCTCTTCATGGAGGAGATCCACCAGGCCATCTCCGAAAGCGGAGGGCTCGACATCCTCTGCTTCACCGCACCCTGTCTGATGGGCGCTCTCGAGTCGGTGTACGAGCTGCGCGACTGTGTGGATGTCTACATCGGGAGCGAGAACGTCAGCGGCTATCAGTACTGGTTCGATACGATCGTCGATCTCTGTGAAGCGCTGAACAGCCCGGACCCCCTCTCCAACGAGGAGATCGCGTCGATCGTAGTCCAGGCCGTCCTGGACAACGCGCCTCCCGAGTACGAGTCGTTCATGACCATGAGCGCGACGGATCCATCATCCACGGAGGATCTCGTCGCCCACATCGACGAACTGGCCGTATACATGACCGCCCATATCGAGGAACTCGGTGCCGGTGTCCAGACTGTCCGCAACTCGACCTGGGAGATGGGCTCCATCTATTCCGGGGATCTCAACGAAGTCGATCTGATAGACTTTCTTGTGATGTACTACTCCGTGGAAACCGACCCGTTCGTCCTCGGCAAGATAGGAGAGATCCTCTCGGCCTTCTTCCCGGTCGTGACCTGCGAGGTGCACGGCTCGGGCCAGAGCAGGAGCCACGGGCTCTCGATCTCGTTCCCGGAGGACCGGTCGGTCTACCAGGACTATTACACCCTCCTCGATCTGGATTTCGCCGACGACACGTCCTGGGACGAGTTCCTGAACGCCTTCTACGACTTCCAGGAGACAGGCATCCAGGGGAGTGCCGGCCTTGACCGCATCAGGCTTTCCGTCAGCCCCAACCCGTTCACGTCCGTTGCATCCTTCGGGTTCTCGTGCCCGACCGCAGGATCGGTGACGATGAGGGTCCACGACTGTGCGGGCAGGGTTGTCGCGGTTCCGTTCGAAGGCAGCCTCGAGAGTGGTGGACACAGCCTCGTATGGGACGGCACGGGCGGAGACGGAGAACCTCTCCCCTCCGGCATCTATGTCTGCACTCTGGATTCCGGCGGACTGACAGCAGCGGCGGAGGTGCTCATCCTCCGTTGACGTTACGGGTTCTCAGGAGAGTGCATCGCATGCGGCACAGGAGTCGCCGAGGTTGCATATCCGCCTGCACGATGCTTTTGCGTCGTGGGGCCGGACCTTCCTGAATCCGAGGTAACGCAGCCAGGCCCGGTGTGGCGGAATGGGAGCAGCGCATCCGGACCGGGTCAGCTAGAGTTTCACCACCCTGACGGCCGCGATCTCCCCGTCGACCGCGCCCCGCACGAGGTAGGTGCCTGCCGGGACGACGGATCCCGACCCATCCCTGCCATCCCACAGAAACACCGACCCCTGGCGTTCAGTGAGATTCCGGACCAGCCTTCCGGTGAGGTCGAACACTTCCAGTTCGGACGGAATGGATGATCCGGCGCAGGTGACGGCGATCGTCGAGACGAACGGATTCGACGAGGGTCGGAGCAGCAGACCCCCCGATTCGGGACTGGAGCCTTCGATCCCCACCACGCTCGATCTCGGGACGTAGACGATGGTTGGATCAGCGCTTCCATCCTCGAGCCACGCCACGTAATACCCATCCTGAGCGCTGCACGCACCGAGGAACCCGGCACCGATATCGACAGGCTCCTCCGGTGACAGCAGATGGCACCAGTCATTCCACTGCCCGTCGAAGTACCTGCACCAGACATGATCTCCATCGTACCAGGCAAGGAGAGCCCCAGGATCACTTCGGACATCGCTCATGGCCGCGAACAGCGGAGGCTGCCCGTCCGGCCAGGGAGGCATGGCGAGGGTCGTGTCGGGAACCGGCGACGCAGTGGAGCAGATGAACGAATACTGATCCACTCCCTCGTAGTTCTTCCAGATGAATACGGCGCCGGCGGCGCAGCTACCGGCGCAGAAGGCTGTAGCATCAGTAGGACCGCCGTTCCAGAATTCATCCAGGGTGTAGCTGTCGAGTTCTCCGGAGCCGCTGGATCCGCCATATCCGGTCGTCTGAGCTTTGAAGACCGAACCAAAGGGGAGGTAGCTGAACTGAACCCAGCCGGAAACCCAGTAGGAGGAACTCGTCTGTACCGGG
It encodes:
- a CDS encoding clostripain-related cysteine peptidase; translation: MLLLLPALFLCGTARAVPTHFSSLSEPCGQSGLLPDSASLRAMLEMAESLGESGLLHGEGFPQLPGDTGNPGREKAWTLMFYDDADFYGAFDPFDDFCSEAASSPCLDVVILRDVENGPAALWYVDPSHEPVMLLKLGELDMGDGATLSDFIQWAKQNYPADRYIMTMYDHGGGWWGACIDETSGGDLLFMEEIHQAISESGGLDILCFTAPCLMGALESVYELRDCVDVYIGSENVSGYQYWFDTIVDLCEALNSPDPLSNEEIASIVVQAVLDNAPPEYESFMTMSATDPSSTEDLVAHIDELAVYMTAHIEELGAGVQTVRNSTWEMGSIYSGDLNEVDLIDFLVMYYSVETDPFVLGKIGEILSAFFPVVTCEVHGSGQSRSHGLSISFPEDRSVYQDYYTLLDLDFADDTSWDEFLNAFYDFQETGIQGSAGLDRIRLSVSPNPFTSVASFGFSCPTAGSVTMRVHDCAGRVVAVPFEGSLESGGHSLVWDGTGGDGEPLPSGIYVCTLDSGGLTAAAEVLILR
- a CDS encoding T9SS type A sorting domain-containing protein, whose translation is MAAILLGVVLCASCPTLDITASGLDYWVAWRTSDWELEVRASSGAEVDIPNACSSTSLTIVESTPGVPGNLIVTRSEYYGDDSSTIYSLDPATLATLGSVHVPSASICPPARNHPYSVVFQLEAQSVIDGDTDCIVFAAVRTNYTLSDCENLTENYIWQCAAILDTEDSGQMVFREPAAIQMIDCSPLIPPVQTSSSYWVSGWVQFSYLPFGSVFKAQTTGYGGSSGSGELDSYTLDEFWNGGPTDATAFCAGSCAAGAVFIWKNYEGVDQYSFICSTASPVPDTTLAMPPWPDGQPPLFAAMSDVRSDPGALLAWYDGDHVWCRYFDGQWNDWCHLLSPEEPVDIGAGFLGACSAQDGYYVAWLEDGSADPTIVYVPRSSVVGIEGSSPESGGLLLRPSSNPFVSTIAVTCAGSSIPSELEVFDLTGRLVRNLTERQGSVFLWDGRDGSGSVVPAGTYLVRGAVDGEIAAVRVVKL